From the Candidatus Methanoplasma cognatum genome, one window contains:
- a CDS encoding 4Fe-4S binding protein, whose product MVKEYMDKYPRSPAKTLWVMKPVSKALKIFFKTIAHRPVTILYPYEKMWMPENYRGRPGLRFDKCVACGMCVKMCPTSCIKLVETDDSAGQKVKRPQINIGRCAMCGYCAEYCPVDAMTVTPEFELAEYTREDLIYGPKRLAYDGITEKMEIHLEQTLMSDIENGNPERRVSPFMIDRPVLDAAKCISCKRCEKVCPVNAVKMVEHGVNEKGRPILYPEFNNDTCICCENCVEDCPKDALHINEVL is encoded by the coding sequence ATGGTCAAAGAATACATGGACAAATACCCGAGGAGCCCGGCAAAGACCCTGTGGGTCATGAAGCCGGTGTCAAAGGCCCTTAAGATCTTCTTCAAGACGATCGCTCACAGGCCGGTCACTATCCTGTATCCTTACGAAAAGATGTGGATGCCGGAGAACTACCGCGGACGCCCCGGACTAAGGTTTGACAAGTGCGTCGCATGCGGCATGTGCGTAAAGATGTGTCCGACATCCTGTATCAAACTCGTCGAAACAGACGACAGCGCGGGACAGAAGGTCAAGAGGCCGCAGATCAACATAGGAAGATGCGCGATGTGCGGATACTGTGCGGAATACTGCCCGGTGGACGCCATGACCGTCACCCCCGAGTTCGAGCTCGCCGAATATACAAGAGAGGACCTGATATACGGTCCGAAGAGGCTTGCTTACGACGGAATAACCGAGAAGATGGAGATCCATCTCGAACAGACATTGATGTCAGATATAGAGAACGGGAACCCCGAGAGAAGGGTGTCACCGTTCATGATCGACAGGCCGGTCCTGGACGCGGCCAAATGCATAAGCTGCAAGAGATGCGAGAAGGTGTGTCCAGTGAACGCCGTTAAGATGGTGGAGCACGGAGTGAACGAAAAAGGCAGGCCGATACTGTACCCTGAGTTCAATAATGACACCTGTATTTGCTGTGAGAATTGCGTGGAGGACTGTCCCAAGGACGCCCTTCACATTAACGAGGTGCTATAA
- a CDS encoding NADH-quinone oxidoreductase subunit A, translating into MSLVVSYIPLVAVGIMAFAFAPLAWLTSKFIRPKKPTLWMENTYECGSEPIGDAHVQFKFQYYAFALIFVVFDLIATFLMVWAVAYSGLSTMATVWMILLLGIMILGVAYALKKEATVWI; encoded by the coding sequence ATGTCACTAGTTGTGTCCTACATACCACTGGTCGCCGTCGGCATCATGGCTTTTGCCTTTGCACCTTTGGCGTGGCTGACTTCTAAGTTCATAAGACCTAAGAAGCCCACTCTGTGGATGGAGAATACGTACGAGTGCGGTTCTGAACCAATCGGGGATGCTCATGTCCAGTTCAAATTCCAGTACTACGCCTTTGCGCTTATTTTCGTGGTGTTTGATCTGATAGCCACATTCCTCATGGTGTGGGCCGTCGCCTATTCCGGTCTTTCGACCATGGCCACCGTATGGATGATCCTGCTTCTGGGTATAATGATCTTGGGAGTCGCCTATGCACTTAAAAAGGAGGCAACAGTATGGATATGA
- a CDS encoding NADH-quinone oxidoreductase subunit J — protein MGIMEILNDIWNGFSDLMGYLWANSDLVAFVVLAAIAIAAALYVVTAKEVVHSAFYLALVFVCVAVTFFFLEAEFIGVIQMLVYVGAITILFAFSIMLTRRYIMRPGGDGDE, from the coding sequence ATGGGTATAATGGAGATCCTTAATGATATTTGGAACGGATTTAGCGATCTGATGGGATACCTCTGGGCGAACTCGGACCTTGTGGCCTTCGTCGTACTGGCCGCGATAGCCATAGCCGCCGCGTTGTACGTGGTGACCGCGAAAGAGGTGGTGCACAGCGCATTCTACCTCGCCCTCGTGTTCGTGTGCGTGGCGGTCACATTCTTCTTCCTGGAGGCAGAGTTCATCGGCGTCATACAGATGCTGGTGTACGTGGGCGCAATAACCATACTGTTCGCGTTCAGCATCATGCTGACAAGAAGATACATAATGCGTCCGGGAGGTGATGGGGATGAATAA
- the nuoK gene encoding NADH-quinone oxidoreductase subunit NuoK, with protein sequence MIPIEVYLIFAAILFAIGAYGVIAKNNTIVVLMCIELMLNAANINFIVFAAFSTDVLGQVFVIMSISVAAAEVAVGIAILLNAYKMKNTTEADSLTSMRW encoded by the coding sequence ATGATACCGATTGAGGTCTACCTAATATTCGCGGCCATACTCTTCGCTATAGGAGCGTACGGCGTGATAGCAAAGAACAACACCATCGTTGTTCTGATGTGCATAGAGCTGATGCTCAATGCGGCTAATATCAATTTCATTGTGTTCGCAGCGTTCTCAACGGACGTGTTGGGACAGGTGTTCGTTATAATGTCCATATCTGTGGCAGCGGCAGAGGTTGCGGTAGGTATCGCGATACTGCTCAATGCATATAAGATGAAGAACACGACCGAGGCCGACAGCCTCACATCCATGAGGTGGTAA
- the proC gene encoding pyrroline-5-carboxylate reductase: MPIKIGFIGAGRMAEAMMRGLIAEDVYSEDEIAACDPIPEIRERVAENLGIAVYETASEVAGLTNVLVIAVKPAHVSGLFQKEGLSLGSKYLIISIAAGIGIGTLESYVPDARVVRVMPNHCCMVLDSASGYSRGSKTTDDDMDLVEEILSSMGLAFEVKEKDLDAVTGVSGSSPAFFYMFAEAVAEAGKKNGLSGEIALELAAQSMIGAGRMMLESGMTPKELVESVCSPGGTTIEGVKVLEERGLKAITEEAVEAAIKKSRQLGG; the protein is encoded by the coding sequence ATGCCGATAAAGATAGGTTTCATTGGGGCCGGAAGAATGGCAGAGGCAATGATGAGGGGACTCATCGCAGAGGACGTTTACTCCGAGGACGAGATCGCCGCGTGCGATCCCATCCCTGAGATCAGAGAAAGAGTGGCGGAGAATCTGGGCATCGCCGTGTACGAGACCGCCTCCGAGGTGGCGGGACTGACCAATGTGCTGGTCATAGCGGTGAAACCCGCGCACGTATCCGGGCTTTTCCAGAAGGAGGGCCTCAGCCTCGGGTCCAAATATCTTATCATAAGCATCGCCGCCGGTATCGGGATCGGTACCTTAGAATCATATGTGCCAGATGCAAGAGTTGTGCGCGTTATGCCTAACCACTGCTGCATGGTCTTGGACAGTGCGTCGGGTTATTCCAGGGGAAGCAAGACCACCGACGACGACATGGATCTAGTAGAAGAGATATTATCGTCGATGGGGTTGGCCTTTGAGGTAAAAGAGAAGGACCTGGACGCCGTGACCGGCGTCTCCGGAAGCTCCCCTGCTTTCTTTTACATGTTCGCGGAAGCGGTAGCGGAAGCGGGAAAGAAGAACGGTCTCTCTGGCGAAATTGCATTGGAGCTTGCGGCCCAGTCGATGATCGGCGCCGGGAGGATGATGCTTGAGTCCGGGATGACCCCAAAAGAGCTTGTCGAAAGCGTCTGCTCCCCCGGAGGCACGACCATCGAGGGGGTCAAAGTGCTGGAGGAAAGGGGCCTCAAAGCGATCACCGAAGAAGCTGTCGAGGCCGCGATCAAGAAATCGAGGCAGCTGGGCGGCTGA
- a CDS encoding NADH-quinone oxidoreductase subunit H gives MAYSSILDWIQFKDVMDNPFYPYGSYNLPFDLSYKIWEILGGLIAWLVNLIFPGNGLSTWLVSDEVSNIFAIVVFMVLIFLIAFVVTLLSLWMERKVLGRVMDRRGTMIGLKGFMQCLADGFKTFMKENTISRNVDKKTYLWTAALIIGTSALIACMIPLSPRWYVVDYGTGLLIIMALFALAPFFILVSGWAQNNKYSLIGGMRAAELMISYEVPMLIMIASTCLLAGSFNIGDIVNAQFDTVWFFIPQIIGFITFIFCATAEAERVPFDIAEAEAELVEGWQTEYAGMKWGLIMLADYFRGYVSCAMVVIMYLGGWLIPFAPMDINGWAPEIVFLAKVWMVFFIMIILRGALARVRTDQIVNIGWKVFMPLSVANLAVVLLLKLGGVF, from the coding sequence ATGGCGTACAGCAGCATTTTGGATTGGATACAGTTCAAGGATGTGATGGATAATCCATTCTATCCCTACGGGTCGTACAATCTTCCGTTCGACCTCTCATACAAAATATGGGAGATCCTGGGAGGCCTCATCGCGTGGCTCGTCAATCTCATTTTCCCCGGCAACGGGTTATCGACTTGGCTGGTATCGGACGAGGTCTCCAACATATTCGCCATTGTCGTATTCATGGTTCTGATATTCCTGATCGCTTTCGTCGTTACGTTGCTGTCTTTATGGATGGAGCGTAAGGTCCTCGGAAGGGTCATGGACAGAAGAGGCACCATGATCGGACTGAAAGGATTCATGCAGTGTCTGGCCGACGGATTCAAGACGTTCATGAAAGAGAACACGATCTCAAGGAACGTCGACAAGAAGACATACTTATGGACGGCGGCCCTCATTATCGGCACATCTGCGCTGATCGCGTGTATGATCCCCCTCTCCCCGAGGTGGTACGTCGTCGATTACGGAACAGGCCTGCTGATAATCATGGCTCTGTTCGCCCTGGCGCCGTTCTTCATACTGGTGTCGGGGTGGGCGCAGAACAATAAATATTCGCTGATAGGAGGGATGAGAGCCGCCGAGCTGATGATCTCCTATGAAGTGCCGATGCTGATAATGATAGCATCCACCTGCCTGCTGGCGGGAAGCTTCAACATCGGCGACATTGTCAACGCGCAGTTCGATACGGTCTGGTTCTTCATTCCCCAGATAATCGGTTTCATCACTTTCATATTCTGCGCGACCGCCGAGGCGGAACGCGTGCCGTTCGATATAGCGGAAGCGGAGGCGGAACTTGTCGAAGGATGGCAGACAGAGTATGCGGGTATGAAATGGGGCCTGATCATGCTGGCGGACTACTTCAGAGGATACGTCTCATGCGCCATGGTGGTCATAATGTACCTGGGCGGATGGCTGATACCCTTCGCGCCGATGGACATAAACGGATGGGCCCCGGAGATAGTGTTCCTGGCCAAGGTCTGGATGGTATTCTTCATAATGATAATACTGAGAGGAGCGCTCGCGCGTGTGAGGACGGATCAGATCGTCAACATAGGTTGGAAAGTGTTCATGCCGCTGTCGGTAGCGAACCTTGCGGTCGTACTTCTGCTTAAACTGGGAGGTGTGTTCTGA
- a CDS encoding NADH-quinone oxidoreductase subunit C encodes MADEVYKAPTVQEISDLLRSEFPGKVEITGTEERRVYAKADRDSIHEICAYIQKNLTFEHVTSIMGNDMVDHMEVIYHLSNYFNGVIIVLTAELPADDLHIRSVAGIWVGGNWHERETYELFGIIFDGHPKLQRLLTPDTYEFYPFRKSYKLRGQE; translated from the coding sequence ATGGCCGACGAAGTGTATAAAGCGCCGACCGTTCAGGAGATATCCGATCTCCTCCGGAGCGAATTCCCCGGAAAGGTGGAGATCACCGGCACCGAGGAAAGGAGGGTGTATGCAAAAGCGGACAGAGATTCGATCCACGAGATATGCGCATACATCCAAAAGAATCTGACATTTGAGCACGTGACTTCGATAATGGGCAACGATATGGTGGATCACATGGAGGTGATCTACCATCTGTCCAACTATTTCAACGGGGTAATCATAGTGCTGACGGCCGAACTCCCGGCGGATGACCTTCACATAAGGTCGGTGGCGGGAATATGGGTCGGAGGGAACTGGCACGAGAGAGAAACCTATGAGTTATTCGGGATCATCTTCGACGGACACCCGAAACTCCAGAGGCTGCTCACGCCGGACACCTATGAGTTCTATCCGTTCAGGAAATCATATAAGCTAAGGGGGCAGGAATGA
- a CDS encoding NADH-quinone oxidoreductase subunit NuoD produces MMAKDTIDIKAETSPIHTDKMWVIMGPQHPFSHGLWTLKVQLDGEIVNDAEPIIGYLHRGWEKECENRTYPKIIPMADRLCYAASMTYTHLYCMTVEKALGIDIPEKAKYIRILADEICRIQSHLMWLAAVGTDLGNLTVFLWAMREREFFMDLNVRMCGARMTTNFPRIGGVRNDIDDEFAMFATRCVERFEKAIWDIIAMVDDSSVFVSRMRGTGVLTREECANLGITGPAMRGTGVDFDVRRDDPYDNYDKMDFEVPVIKDGDSYARYRVRIEELFQSCKIIKQALQKIKAIGRNAPYRLKVPSKVPAGRSFMRMEDPRGESMMQLISDGSEKPYRLKVRSPIFVNVSASKPLVQGCRVADVPVVMAMIDMCLGETDR; encoded by the coding sequence ATGATGGCCAAAGACACAATAGACATCAAAGCCGAGACCTCCCCCATCCATACGGATAAGATGTGGGTCATAATGGGCCCGCAGCACCCATTCTCCCACGGGCTTTGGACGCTCAAGGTCCAGCTGGACGGAGAGATAGTGAACGATGCCGAACCTATAATCGGCTACCTGCACAGAGGCTGGGAGAAAGAATGCGAGAACAGGACGTATCCGAAGATCATACCGATGGCGGACCGTCTCTGCTATGCCGCATCCATGACATACACCCACCTGTACTGCATGACAGTAGAGAAGGCATTGGGCATCGACATACCTGAAAAAGCAAAATATATAAGGATACTGGCGGACGAGATCTGCCGCATCCAGTCCCACCTGATGTGGCTCGCGGCGGTGGGCACCGACCTCGGCAACCTCACAGTGTTCCTGTGGGCGATGAGGGAGAGGGAGTTCTTCATGGACCTTAACGTAAGAATGTGCGGCGCAAGGATGACTACCAACTTCCCCCGCATCGGCGGAGTAAGGAACGACATCGACGACGAGTTCGCAATGTTCGCCACAAGATGCGTTGAGCGCTTCGAGAAAGCGATATGGGACATAATAGCGATGGTGGACGACTCGTCGGTATTCGTTTCAAGGATGAGAGGCACCGGCGTCCTCACGAGAGAGGAATGCGCCAACCTGGGAATAACCGGGCCGGCGATGAGAGGCACCGGCGTGGACTTCGACGTACGCCGCGACGATCCCTATGATAACTATGACAAAATGGACTTCGAGGTGCCCGTGATAAAGGACGGGGACTCATATGCCAGATACAGGGTCAGGATCGAGGAGTTATTCCAATCCTGCAAGATAATCAAACAGGCTCTGCAGAAGATCAAAGCCATCGGCCGAAACGCGCCGTACAGGCTCAAAGTACCCTCAAAAGTACCCGCAGGAAGGTCGTTCATGAGAATGGAGGACCCCCGCGGCGAGTCGATGATGCAGCTGATATCCGACGGATCCGAAAAACCGTACAGGCTAAAGGTACGCAGTCCGATCTTTGTGAACGTGTCGGCGTCCAAACCGCTGGTCCAAGGATGCAGAGTGGCTGACGTCCCGGTCGTTATGGCGATGATAGACATGTGTCTGGGAGAGACCGACAGGTGA
- the nuoB gene encoding NADH-quinone oxidoreductase subunit NuoB, whose translation MDMSLYPHAVAMSKDEFMTWSSAMINDLLSSGTKKTVDKLTGPIWAWAMRNSMHPLHWGLACCALEMAAASAPRFDAERYGMIYRSSPRQTDVLLVNGWISKKIRPDLRRLYEQIPNPKWVVAMGECAISGGPWYDSYNTVQGLDQIVPVDIYIPGCPARPDAMIDGFMLLQKKIDDYFRRGVFLED comes from the coding sequence ATGGATATGAGTCTCTACCCCCATGCTGTCGCTATGAGCAAAGATGAGTTCATGACATGGTCGTCCGCCATGATCAACGATCTCCTCAGCTCAGGTACGAAGAAGACCGTAGACAAGCTCACCGGACCCATATGGGCCTGGGCGATGAGAAATTCCATGCACCCTCTGCACTGGGGCCTGGCCTGCTGCGCCCTGGAGATGGCCGCCGCATCCGCGCCGCGTTTCGACGCAGAGCGTTACGGCATGATATACAGGTCCTCTCCCAGACAGACCGACGTGCTCCTGGTCAACGGATGGATATCCAAGAAGATACGTCCCGACCTGAGGCGTCTGTATGAGCAGATACCCAACCCCAAGTGGGTGGTGGCAATGGGAGAGTGCGCCATATCCGGCGGGCCCTGGTATGATTCATACAACACGGTCCAGGGTCTGGACCAGATAGTCCCGGTGGACATCTACATACCGGGGTGTCCGGCAAGGCCGGATGCGATGATAGACGGTTTCATGCTCCTCCAGAAGAAGATAGACGACTACTTCAGAAGAGGAGTATTCCTGGAGGACTGA